The proteins below come from a single Oscillospiraceae bacterium genomic window:
- a CDS encoding RrF2 family transcriptional regulator, whose product MKFSTRDRYALRLMVELANRPNDLIPLKDISDKQRISLKYLEQIVTPLAKSGLVSSVRGAQGGYRLARPAAQITSGEILRAVEGELTAIPCLASAVDCPHRGQCHTLDFWSGLNDLINKYVDGITLEQLRTMPEVPEISPETSENCETDL is encoded by the coding sequence ATGAAATTTTCGACCCGCGACCGTTATGCCTTGCGCCTGATGGTGGAGCTGGCCAACCGCCCCAATGACCTGATCCCGCTGAAGGATATCAGCGACAAGCAGCGCATCAGCTTAAAATATCTGGAGCAGATCGTCACCCCGCTGGCAAAATCCGGCCTTGTTTCCAGCGTGCGCGGCGCACAGGGCGGCTACCGTCTGGCCCGCCCGGCTGCACAGATCACCTCCGGCGAGATCCTGCGCGCCGTAGAAGGGGAGCTGACAGCCATTCCGTGTCTGGCTTCTGCGGTGGATTGTCCCCACCGCGGCCAGTGCCACACGCTGGATTTCTGGTCCGGCCTGAACGATTTGATCAACAAATATGTGGACGGCATTACGCTCGAACAGCTGCGCACCATGCCGGAGGTGCCGGAGATTTCCCCGGAAACTTCCGAAAATTGCGAGACCGACCTCTAA
- the uxaC gene encoding glucuronate isomerase, which yields MKAFMDKDFLLETPTAQHLYHDYSAKLPIVDYHCHIPPQEIYEDRRFENIAQVWLGGHQVLADGSDYYFGDHYKWRVMRSNGVPEEYITGDKPDRERFQKFAESLEMAIGNPMYTWCHLELKKYFGYEGVLNGETAEEVWNLCNDKLQHDPKLTVRGLIEQSNVAMVGTTDDPIDSLEWHKKIKEDPTIKVVVAPSFRPDKALNIRKEGFADYIHKLEEVVGRKFACANCVVSALEERLEFFVEMGCRASDHGLDYIPFAETNAEKATAAFKKAMAGETLTKEEGDEYTTYLLLKLGALYKKHNVVMQMHYSCLRNVNDKMYRKLGPDTGFDMIAVTDCSATISSLLSALTKEDACPKVILYSLNPADFDMLGTILGAFQDDEIPGKIQLGSAWWFCDTDDGMYQQMKTLARLGLLGNFIGMLTDSRSFLSYTRHELFRRLMCNLIGNWVENGQYPNDEKALQKIVEGISYYNAKRYFNL from the coding sequence ATGAAAGCGTTTATGGACAAGGACTTTTTGCTTGAGACCCCCACTGCGCAGCATCTGTACCACGACTATTCGGCCAAGCTGCCCATCGTGGATTACCACTGCCATATCCCCCCGCAGGAGATCTACGAGGACCGCCGCTTTGAGAACATCGCGCAGGTCTGGCTGGGCGGCCATCAGGTGCTGGCCGACGGCAGCGACTACTACTTCGGCGATCATTATAAGTGGCGCGTGATGCGCTCCAACGGTGTGCCCGAGGAGTACATCACCGGCGACAAGCCTGACCGTGAGCGCTTCCAGAAGTTTGCCGAGAGCTTGGAGATGGCCATCGGCAACCCGATGTATACCTGGTGCCATCTTGAACTGAAGAAGTACTTCGGCTATGAGGGCGTGCTGAACGGTGAGACGGCCGAGGAGGTCTGGAACCTCTGCAACGACAAGCTGCAGCATGACCCGAAGCTGACCGTCCGCGGCCTGATCGAGCAGAGCAACGTCGCCATGGTCGGCACCACCGACGACCCCATCGACTCCCTCGAGTGGCACAAGAAGATCAAGGAAGACCCGACCATCAAGGTCGTGGTTGCTCCCTCCTTCCGCCCCGACAAGGCCCTGAACATCCGCAAGGAGGGCTTCGCCGATTACATCCATAAGCTGGAGGAAGTTGTGGGCCGCAAGTTTGCCTGCGCAAATTGCGTTGTCAGTGCGCTGGAAGAACGTCTGGAGTTCTTCGTCGAGATGGGCTGCCGCGCTTCTGACCACGGTCTGGACTACATCCCCTTCGCCGAAACGAACGCTGAGAAAGCGACTGCTGCCTTCAAGAAGGCCATGGCCGGTGAGACCCTGACCAAGGAGGAAGGCGACGAGTACACCACCTACCTGCTGCTGAAGCTGGGTGCCCTGTACAAGAAGCACAACGTTGTCATGCAGATGCACTACAGCTGCCTGCGCAATGTCAACGACAAGATGTACCGCAAGCTCGGCCCCGACACCGGCTTTGATATGATCGCCGTGACCGATTGCAGCGCTACCATCAGCAGCCTGCTGAGCGCACTGACCAAAGAGGACGCCTGCCCGAAGGTCATTCTGTATAGCCTGAACCCCGCCGACTTCGACATGCTGGGCACCATTCTGGGTGCGTTCCAGGATGACGAGATCCCCGGCAAGATCCAGCTTGGCTCCGCCTGGTGGTTCTGCGATACTGACGACGGCATGTACCAGCAGATGAAGACGCTGGCGCGTCTGGGCCTGCTGGGCAACTTCATCGGTATGCTGACCGACAGCCGCAGCTTCCTGAGCTACACCCGCCATGAGCTGTTCCGCCGCCTGATGTGCAATCTGATCGGCAACTGGGTCGAGAACGGCCAGTACCCCAACGATGAAAAGGCCCTGCAGAAGATCGTTGAGGGCATCAGCTATTATAATGCCAAGCGGTATTTTAATCTGTGA
- a CDS encoding aldose epimerase, producing MSTLTTGTYEKYGASYKTLTLTDGEYAFTVTPEKGGMATSFTKNGEEYLWLRDKNFESTDRPRCGIPILFPNCGKPDDGVHHFGGAAYPIEVHGLADLLPWQVKTADDSAIELTLTPNGLTKFVYPFDFALTMRYTLCGSTATLALTVANTGDKALPFSVGFHPYFGVTKLDNVSFAIDAATCSESAKGEQPAAPETITLTRKEGSADSIRLLTGVKSPMQLTDAGNGHKVTVSFDESVFSNGVLWQQDAESFVCMEPWNGWANSVNEAGHHIELNPGESKEFKWSVTIG from the coding sequence ATGTCTACTCTGACTACCGGCACCTATGAAAAATACGGTGCTTCCTACAAGACCCTGACCCTGACCGATGGAGAGTACGCCTTTACCGTCACCCCCGAAAAGGGCGGCATGGCCACCTCCTTCACCAAAAACGGCGAGGAATACCTCTGGCTGCGCGACAAGAATTTTGAATCCACTGATCGCCCCCGCTGCGGCATCCCCATTCTGTTTCCCAACTGCGGCAAGCCCGATGACGGCGTACATCACTTCGGCGGCGCAGCCTATCCCATCGAGGTCCACGGTCTGGCCGACCTGCTTCCCTGGCAGGTCAAGACTGCCGACGATTCTGCCATTGAGCTGACTCTGACGCCCAACGGCCTGACTAAGTTCGTCTACCCGTTCGACTTTGCGCTGACGATGCGCTATACCCTTTGCGGCAGCACTGCCACGCTGGCGCTGACCGTTGCCAACACCGGTGACAAGGCGCTGCCGTTCAGCGTTGGTTTCCACCCTTACTTCGGCGTGACCAAGCTCGACAATGTCTCCTTTGCCATTGACGCCGCCACCTGCAGCGAGAGCGCCAAGGGCGAGCAGCCCGCCGCGCCCGAGACGATCACACTGACCCGCAAGGAGGGCAGCGCTGACTCCATCCGCCTGCTGACCGGCGTCAAGAGCCCGATGCAGCTGACCGATGCCGGCAACGGCCACAAGGTCACGGTCAGCTTTGACGAGAGCGTCTTCTCCAACGGCGTGCTCTGGCAGCAGGACGCCGAAAGCTTCGTCTGCATGGAGCCGTGGAACGGCTGGGCAAACTCCGTCAATGAGGCAGGCCATCACATCGAGCTGAACCCCGGCGAGAGCAAGGAGTTCAAGTGGAGCGTGACCATCGGGTAA
- a CDS encoding ATP-binding cassette domain-containing protein, with the protein MIELQHLTKRFATQGGTVIALNDINLTIRDGDVYGIIGMSGAGKSTLVRCINMLERPDEGKVIVNGKQMQELNAADLRAARREITMIFQQFNLLMQRTCLRNIMFPMELAKVPRDKAEARARELLELVGLPDKADAYPAQLSGGQKQRIAIARALATDPKVLLCDEATSALDPNTTHAILQLIQKINRELGITVVIITHQMSVVEEVCNRVAILDNGTVVEEGEVQAIFSHPTSKAARRLVYPAGAPQAEPLPGHKLVRVAFGGTQTTDKPLVASLAIECGALVSIMAADTRIVNGQTLGTMLLALPDDDKAAAALDYIKNYPGITYEEVNG; encoded by the coding sequence ATGATCGAATTGCAACACCTGACCAAGCGCTTTGCCACGCAGGGCGGCACGGTCATTGCACTGAACGACATCAACCTGACGATTCGGGACGGGGATGTCTACGGCATTATCGGCATGTCGGGCGCCGGCAAGTCCACGCTGGTACGCTGCATCAACATGCTGGAGCGCCCCGATGAGGGCAAGGTCATCGTCAATGGAAAGCAGATGCAGGAGCTGAACGCAGCCGACCTGCGCGCGGCCCGCCGCGAGATCACAATGATCTTTCAGCAGTTCAATCTGCTGATGCAGCGCACCTGCCTGCGCAATATCATGTTCCCGATGGAGCTGGCCAAGGTCCCCCGGGACAAGGCCGAGGCCCGCGCCCGTGAGCTGCTGGAGCTGGTAGGCCTGCCCGATAAGGCGGACGCCTACCCGGCGCAGCTGTCCGGCGGCCAGAAGCAGCGCATCGCCATCGCCCGCGCGCTGGCAACCGACCCGAAGGTGCTGCTCTGCGATGAGGCAACCAGCGCACTGGACCCCAACACGACCCATGCTATCCTGCAGCTGATCCAGAAGATCAATCGCGAGCTGGGCATCACGGTCGTTATCATCACCCACCAGATGAGCGTGGTCGAGGAGGTCTGCAACCGCGTGGCCATTCTGGACAACGGCACGGTCGTGGAGGAGGGCGAGGTGCAGGCCATCTTCAGCCACCCCACCTCCAAGGCGGCACGGCGGCTCGTCTACCCTGCCGGTGCGCCTCAGGCGGAGCCGCTGCCCGGCCACAAGCTGGTGCGCGTAGCGTTCGGCGGCACCCAGACCACCGATAAGCCGCTGGTCGCAAGCCTTGCCATTGAGTGCGGCGCGCTGGTGTCCATCATGGCGGCGGATACCCGCATCGTGAACGGCCAGACGCTGGGCACCATGCTGCTGGCCCTGCCTGACGATGATAAGGCGGCCGCAGCGCTCGACTATATCAAGAACTATCCCGGCATTACCTATGAGGAGGTGAACGGCTGA
- a CDS encoding ABC transporter permease: MAEFFAGKDWQTFMQILPTIPFETWETIWSTVVATLLALVIGLPLGVCLVTGEQGGVRPLPRWLMALLNGLVNLLRSVPFLILMIIVIPLSRAIVGTSIGTVASIVPLVIASFPFVSRLVETSMREVDGGVIEAAQSMGATPLQIITKVMVPESMPSLVANVTIAATTIMGYGAMAGIIGGGGLGKIAINYGYYRFNVVLEFFATALLVVLVQILQTVGTKLAIKCDKRVQK; this comes from the coding sequence ATGGCAGAGTTTTTTGCAGGCAAGGACTGGCAGACATTCATGCAGATTCTGCCCACCATTCCGTTTGAAACATGGGAGACCATCTGGTCCACCGTAGTTGCGACCCTGCTGGCGCTGGTCATCGGCCTGCCGCTGGGGGTCTGCCTTGTCACCGGTGAGCAGGGCGGCGTGCGTCCCCTGCCCCGCTGGCTGATGGCGCTGCTCAACGGCCTTGTGAACCTGTTGCGCAGTGTGCCCTTCCTGATTTTGATGATCATTGTCATTCCGCTGTCCCGCGCCATTGTGGGCACCTCCATCGGCACGGTGGCGTCCATTGTGCCGCTGGTCATCGCATCCTTCCCCTTTGTGTCCCGTCTGGTCGAGACGAGCATGCGTGAGGTGGACGGCGGCGTGATCGAGGCCGCCCAGAGCATGGGCGCAACGCCGCTGCAGATCATCACGAAGGTCATGGTCCCCGAGAGCATGCCGAGCCTTGTGGCGAATGTGACAATCGCAGCTACCACCATCATGGGCTACGGCGCTATGGCCGGTATCATCGGCGGCGGCGGTCTGGGCAAGATCGCCATCAACTACGGCTATTACCGCTTTAATGTTGTGCTGGAGTTCTTTGCAACGGCCCTGCTGGTCGTGCTGGTGCAGATCCTGCAGACCGTCGGCACAAAGCTGGCTATCAAGTGCGATAAGCGCGTGCAGAAGTGA
- a CDS encoding gluconate 5-dehydrogenase, which yields MSVCTPKSFDLTGKVALITGASYGIGFAIATAMANCGATIVFNDIKQELVDKGLAAYKEAGIEAHGYVCDVTNEDAVNEMVKKITADVGHINVLVNNAGIIKRIPMIEMTAAQFRQVIDVDLNAPFIVAKAVIPDMIEQGGGKIINICSMMSELGRETVSAYAAAKGGLKMLTKNIASEYGKYNIQCNGIGPGYIATPQTAPLREIQPDGSRHPFDQFIVAKTPAERWGKAEDLGGPAVFLASEASDFVNGLILYVDGGILAYIGKQPG from the coding sequence ATGTCTGTTTGCACCCCGAAATCCTTTGACCTGACCGGCAAGGTCGCCCTGATTACCGGCGCATCCTACGGCATCGGCTTTGCCATTGCCACCGCTATGGCCAACTGCGGCGCCACCATCGTTTTCAACGACATCAAGCAGGAGCTGGTCGATAAGGGTCTGGCTGCCTACAAGGAGGCCGGTATCGAGGCCCACGGCTATGTCTGCGATGTCACCAACGAGGATGCTGTCAATGAGATGGTCAAGAAGATCACTGCCGACGTCGGCCACATCAATGTGCTGGTCAACAACGCCGGCATCATCAAGCGCATCCCGATGATCGAGATGACCGCTGCCCAGTTCCGTCAGGTCATTGATGTTGACCTGAACGCTCCCTTCATTGTTGCCAAGGCTGTCATTCCCGATATGATCGAGCAGGGCGGCGGCAAGATCATCAACATCTGCTCCATGATGAGCGAGCTGGGCCGCGAGACTGTCTCCGCCTACGCTGCTGCCAAGGGCGGTCTGAAGATGCTGACCAAGAACATTGCCTCCGAGTACGGCAAGTACAACATCCAGTGCAACGGCATCGGACCCGGCTACATCGCCACCCCGCAGACCGCGCCCCTGCGCGAGATCCAGCCCGATGGCTCTCGTCATCCGTTCGACCAGTTCATCGTTGCCAAGACCCCCGCTGAGCGCTGGGGCAAGGCCGAGGATCTGGGCGGCCCCGCTGTGTTCCTCGCTTCCGAGGCTTCCGACTTCGTCAACGGCCTGATTCTTTATGTTGACGGCGGCATCCTCGCCTACATCGGCAAGCAGCCGGGCTGA
- a CDS encoding tagaturonate reductase — METLNYDVLAKSGYNGYILKNAPEKVLQFGEGNFLRAFVDYWFDLANEKADWNGKCVLVQPIAPGLAKMINEQEGLYTLYLRGSENGQKVDDKRVISSVSRCLNPYEEEGFRQMMEVAASDDLEIIVSNTTEAGIVYDPACKLEDVPASSFPGKLTQVLYHRYKAGKKGIIMLACELIDNNGKELLKCVNQYIEQWGLEDGFKKYVNEDCTFCGSLVDRIVPGRIRDPKEVAELEEKHGYADPLLDVGEVFGVWVIEGDTKLNDVLPFRKAGLESHVFVTPDMSPYKKRKVRILNGAHTGFVLGAYLAGFDIVRDCMHDETVLGYMNKMLLQEVVPILPLDQDDCKKFAAAVEDRFNNPFVNHELMSISLNSTSKWRARNMPSFLEYVEKNGKLPTCLTMSFAAYIAFYSNDVQELTDKGLVCKRAKGNEYTVSDDRWVLEFYNAHKNDSIPALVHAVMTNEQMWGQDLTKVPGFEEATVKNLTNIRENGALAAYKSCL, encoded by the coding sequence ATGGAAACCTTGAATTATGATGTTCTTGCGAAATCCGGCTATAACGGCTACATTCTGAAAAACGCCCCCGAAAAGGTCCTGCAGTTCGGCGAAGGCAACTTCCTCCGCGCATTTGTTGACTATTGGTTCGACCTTGCCAACGAGAAGGCTGACTGGAACGGCAAGTGCGTTCTGGTTCAGCCCATCGCCCCGGGTCTGGCCAAGATGATCAACGAGCAGGAGGGTCTGTACACCCTCTACCTGCGCGGCAGCGAAAACGGCCAGAAGGTCGATGACAAGCGCGTCATTTCCAGTGTTTCCCGCTGCCTGAACCCGTATGAGGAGGAGGGCTTCCGTCAGATGATGGAGGTTGCCGCCAGCGACGATCTTGAGATCATCGTTTCCAACACCACCGAGGCCGGCATCGTCTACGACCCCGCCTGCAAGCTGGAGGATGTTCCTGCATCCAGCTTCCCCGGCAAGCTGACTCAGGTGCTGTATCACCGCTATAAGGCCGGCAAGAAGGGCATCATCATGCTCGCCTGCGAGCTGATCGACAACAACGGCAAGGAGCTGCTCAAGTGCGTCAACCAGTACATCGAGCAGTGGGGCCTTGAGGACGGCTTCAAGAAGTATGTCAACGAGGACTGCACCTTCTGCGGCTCTCTGGTCGACCGCATCGTCCCCGGCCGCATCCGCGACCCGAAGGAGGTTGCCGAGCTGGAGGAAAAGCACGGCTACGCTGACCCGCTGCTTGATGTCGGCGAGGTCTTTGGCGTCTGGGTCATCGAGGGCGACACCAAGCTGAACGACGTGCTGCCCTTCCGCAAGGCCGGTCTCGAGAGCCATGTCTTTGTCACCCCCGACATGAGCCCGTACAAGAAGCGCAAGGTCCGCATCCTGAACGGCGCCCACACCGGCTTTGTGCTGGGTGCCTACCTCGCCGGCTTCGACATCGTGCGCGACTGCATGCATGACGAGACCGTTCTGGGCTACATGAACAAGATGCTGCTGCAGGAGGTCGTGCCCATCCTGCCGCTGGATCAGGACGATTGCAAGAAGTTTGCCGCCGCCGTGGAGGATCGCTTCAACAACCCGTTCGTCAACCATGAGCTGATGAGCATCTCTCTGAACTCCACCTCCAAATGGCGCGCCCGCAACATGCCCTCCTTCCTTGAGTATGTCGAGAAGAACGGCAAGCTGCCCACCTGCCTGACCATGAGCTTTGCCGCATACATTGCCTTCTACAGCAATGATGTGCAGGAGTTGACCGACAAGGGTCTGGTCTGCAAGCGTGCCAAGGGCAACGAGTACACTGTCTCCGATGACCGCTGGGTCCTCGAGTTCTACAATGCGCACAAGAACGACAGCATCCCCGCGCTGGTCCATGCCGTCATGACCAACGAGCAGATGTGGGGTCAGGATCTGACCAAGGTTCCCGGCTTTGAGGAGGCCACCGTCAAGAATCTGACCAACATCCGCGAGAACGGCGCGCTGGCTGCTTACAAGAGCTGCCTGTAA
- a CDS encoding MetQ/NlpA family ABC transporter substrate-binding protein, translating to MMKKLISATLAATLALSLAACGSSASTSEAAPAESTASSAAESAAESTAETSELAGTTLKVAASPTPHAEILNVAKEVLAEQGIDLQVVEFSDYVQPNLVTESGEVDANYFQHTPYLDSFNEENGTHLVSVGAVHYEPFGIYPGKSNDLAAIADGATIAVPNDTTNEARALQLLAAQGLITVRDGAGLTATINDITENPHNLKIEEIEAAQLPRTVQDVDFAVINGNYAMEAGFSVGKDALATEDASSEAAQTYANVLVVKEGNENDPAIQALYAALTSDKVKEYINSTYDGAVVPIF from the coding sequence ATCATGAAAAAACTCATTTCTGCAACGCTTGCCGCTACTCTGGCCCTGAGCCTCGCCGCCTGCGGCTCCTCCGCCTCCACCTCCGAGGCTGCCCCCGCTGAAAGCACTGCTTCCAGCGCTGCGGAATCTGCCGCCGAGTCCACCGCTGAGACCAGCGAGCTGGCCGGCACGACCCTGAAGGTCGCCGCCTCCCCCACGCCCCATGCCGAGATCCTGAATGTGGCCAAGGAGGTTCTGGCCGAGCAGGGCATCGACCTGCAGGTCGTTGAGTTCAGCGACTATGTGCAGCCCAACCTTGTCACCGAGAGCGGCGAGGTCGATGCCAACTACTTCCAGCACACCCCCTACCTCGACAGCTTCAACGAGGAGAACGGCACCCACCTCGTCAGCGTTGGCGCTGTCCACTATGAGCCGTTCGGCATCTATCCGGGCAAGAGCAATGACCTTGCCGCTATCGCGGACGGTGCGACCATCGCCGTGCCCAACGACACCACCAACGAGGCCCGCGCCCTGCAGCTGCTGGCCGCTCAGGGCTTGATCACCGTGCGTGACGGCGCCGGTCTGACCGCGACCATCAACGACATCACCGAGAACCCCCATAACCTGAAGATCGAGGAGATCGAGGCTGCACAGCTGCCCCGCACCGTGCAGGACGTTGATTTCGCCGTTATCAACGGCAACTACGCGATGGAGGCTGGCTTCTCCGTTGGTAAGGACGCCCTTGCCACCGAGGATGCATCCTCTGAGGCTGCCCAGACCTACGCCAATGTGCTTGTCGTGAAGGAGGGCAACGAGAACGACCCCGCCATTCAGGCCCTGTACGCCGCCCTGACCAGCGACAAGGTCAAGGAGTACATCAACAGCACCTATGACGGCGCGGTCGTGCCCATCTTCTAA
- the kduI gene encoding 5-dehydro-4-deoxy-D-glucuronate isomerase translates to MDIRYSCNQRDFKRYTTEETRKEMLITGLYKADEVVAVYSHVDRMVTLGCMPVHEEVPIDKGIDVWANFGTHYFLERREIGIFNIGDGAGTVTADGKEYHLNYKDCLYITKGNEKVSFKSDDPAHPAKFYMVSAPAHCSYENKLITIEQAAKRPLGSVETCNKRTINQFIHPSVLKTCQLSMGMTALEPGSNWNTMPSHTHERRMEIYTYFEVPEGQAVFHMCGEPTETRHIVMHNYDAVISPSWSIHSGVGTSNYTFIWAMGGENMEFDDMDNIATTDLR, encoded by the coding sequence ATGGATATTCGCTATTCCTGCAACCAGCGCGATTTCAAGCGCTATACAACGGAGGAGACCCGCAAGGAGATGCTGATCACCGGCCTGTACAAGGCCGATGAGGTCGTGGCCGTCTACAGCCATGTGGACCGCATGGTCACGCTGGGCTGCATGCCGGTGCATGAGGAAGTGCCCATCGACAAAGGCATCGATGTCTGGGCCAATTTCGGCACCCATTATTTCCTCGAGCGCCGCGAGATCGGCATCTTCAACATCGGTGACGGTGCCGGTACGGTCACGGCTGACGGCAAAGAGTATCACCTGAACTACAAGGACTGCCTGTACATCACAAAGGGCAACGAGAAGGTCTCCTTCAAGAGTGACGACCCGGCGCATCCCGCTAAATTCTACATGGTATCGGCCCCGGCCCACTGCAGCTATGAGAATAAGCTCATCACCATCGAGCAGGCTGCCAAGCGTCCCCTCGGCTCTGTGGAGACCTGCAACAAGCGCACCATCAATCAGTTTATCCACCCCAGCGTCCTCAAGACCTGCCAGCTGTCGATGGGCATGACCGCTCTGGAGCCGGGCAGCAACTGGAACACCATGCCCAGCCATACCCATGAGCGCCGCATGGAGATCTACACCTACTTTGAGGTTCCCGAGGGGCAGGCGGTTTTCCACATGTGCGGTGAGCCTACTGAGACCCGCCACATTGTCATGCATAACTATGACGCTGTCATCAGCCCCTCCTGGAGCATCCACAGCGGCGTAGGTACATCGAATTACACCTTTATCTGGGCCATGGGCGGCGAGAACATGGAGTTCGATGATATGGATAATATCGCCACGACTGATTTGCGCTGA
- a CDS encoding altronate dehydratase family protein: protein MPIAIKINPADNVVVALHPIAKGTAVPVDNTTVTAVEDIPQGHKMAIAAIKAGENVIKYGFPIGHATADAVPGTWMHTHNIKTNLSGEIEYSYHPDVHPLTPAPAETFMGYRRKDGRAAIRNEIWIIPTVGCVNDCAKALVRNNQDLVTGSIDGLYTFTHPFGCSQTGHDHAQTRKLLAALTRHPNAGAVLVLSLGCENLTHDQFLAELGEYDHDRVKFLTCQDVEDELVAGREILKELAAYAGQFQREAIPASELVIGMKCGGSDGLSGITANPTIGRFSDMLCARGGSTVLTEVPEMFGAEGFLMDRCQNEQVFEKAVKMINGFKEYFISHNEVVYDNPSPGNKQGGITTLEDKSCGCVQKGGSAPIMDVIDYGEPVTTKGLNMLYGPGNDLVSATALTAAGAHMVLFSTGRGTPFGAPAPTLKIATNSQLAGRKKTWIDFNAGVVADGERTLDEAGADLYRLVLDVASGKQTCAEKKGFREISIFKDGVVL from the coding sequence ATGCCCATTGCCATTAAGATCAATCCCGCCGATAATGTAGTCGTTGCCCTGCACCCCATCGCCAAGGGCACCGCTGTTCCCGTTGACAACACCACCGTCACCGCTGTTGAGGATATTCCTCAGGGCCACAAGATGGCCATTGCCGCCATCAAGGCGGGGGAGAATGTCATCAAGTACGGTTTCCCCATCGGCCATGCCACGGCAGACGCCGTGCCCGGCACCTGGATGCACACCCACAACATCAAGACGAATCTTTCCGGTGAGATCGAGTACAGCTACCATCCCGATGTCCACCCGCTGACCCCCGCCCCCGCCGAGACCTTTATGGGCTACCGCCGCAAGGACGGCCGCGCCGCCATCCGCAACGAGATCTGGATCATCCCCACGGTCGGCTGCGTCAATGACTGCGCCAAGGCGCTTGTGCGCAACAATCAGGATCTCGTCACCGGCAGCATTGACGGCCTGTACACCTTTACCCATCCGTTCGGCTGCTCCCAGACCGGCCATGACCACGCGCAGACCCGCAAGCTGCTGGCCGCGCTGACCCGCCACCCCAACGCCGGTGCCGTGCTGGTGCTGTCTCTGGGCTGCGAGAACCTGACCCATGACCAGTTCCTGGCTGAGCTGGGTGAGTACGACCACGACCGCGTCAAGTTCCTGACCTGTCAGGATGTCGAGGATGAGCTGGTGGCAGGCCGCGAGATTTTGAAGGAGCTGGCCGCCTACGCCGGGCAGTTCCAGCGCGAGGCGATTCCCGCAAGCGAGCTGGTCATCGGCATGAAGTGCGGCGGCTCGGACGGCCTGTCCGGCATCACCGCCAACCCGACCATCGGCCGCTTCAGCGATATGCTGTGCGCCCGCGGCGGCTCCACCGTGCTGACCGAGGTCCCCGAGATGTTCGGCGCCGAGGGCTTCCTGATGGACCGCTGCCAGAATGAGCAGGTGTTTGAGAAGGCCGTCAAGATGATCAACGGCTTCAAGGAATATTTCATCAGCCACAATGAGGTCGTCTACGACAACCCCAGCCCGGGCAACAAGCAGGGCGGCATCACCACACTGGAGGATAAATCCTGCGGCTGTGTGCAGAAGGGCGGCTCTGCGCCGATCATGGATGTCATCGACTACGGCGAGCCTGTCACCACCAAGGGCCTGAACATGCTGTACGGCCCCGGCAACGATCTGGTCAGTGCCACCGCGCTGACGGCAGCCGGTGCCCACATGGTACTGTTCAGCACCGGCCGCGGCACGCCGTTCGGCGCGCCGGCCCCGACGCTGAAGATTGCCACCAACAGCCAGCTGGCTGGCAGGAAAAAGACATGGATTGACTTCAACGCCGGTGTGGTCGCGGATGGTGAGCGCACGCTGGACGAGGCCGGCGCCGACCTGTACCGGCTGGTGCTGGATGTTGCCTCCGGCAAGCAGACCTGTGCCGAGAAGAAAGGCTTCCGCGAGATCTCGATTTTCAAGGACGGCGTTGTATTGTAA